One Amycolatopsis thermophila DNA segment encodes these proteins:
- a CDS encoding metal-sulfur cluster assembly factor, translating to MTEEQTREGRTAADLPEQAQPPAADVAKIEDIEEAMRDVVDPELGINVVDLGLVYDIRVEPDNTATLDMTLTSAACPLTDVIEDQTASVLVGQAGVVKDFRINWVWMPPWGPEKITDDGREQLRALGFTV from the coding sequence GTGACCGAGGAGCAGACGCGCGAGGGCCGCACCGCGGCGGACCTGCCCGAGCAGGCGCAGCCGCCGGCCGCGGACGTGGCCAAGATCGAGGACATCGAAGAGGCCATGCGGGACGTCGTGGACCCCGAGCTCGGCATCAACGTGGTCGACCTCGGGCTCGTCTACGACATCCGGGTGGAGCCGGACAACACGGCCACCCTGGACATGACGCTGACGTCGGCGGCCTGCCCGCTGACCGACGTGATCGAGGACCAGACGGCGTCGGTGCTGGTCGGCCAGGCCGGTGTGGTGAAGGACTTCCGGATCAACTGGGTCTGGATGCCGCCGTGGGGCCCGGAGAAGATCACCGACGACGGCCGGGAGCAACTCCGGGCGCTCGGGTTCACCGTCTAG
- the sufC gene encoding Fe-S cluster assembly ATPase SufC, with the protein MATLEIKDLHAAVTTDEGAKEILKGVNLTIRSGETHAIMGPNGSGKSTLSYAIAGHPKYEVTSGEVLLDGENVLEMSVDERARAGLFLAMQYPVEVPGVSMSNFLRTAATAVRGEAPKLRHWVKEVKDEMAKLEISPEFAERSVNEGFSGGEKKRHEILQLALLKPKIAILDETDSGLDVDALRIVSEGVNEYKANNEVGVMLITHYTRILRHITPDFVHVFADGRIVESGGKALADELEESGYVKYTGSKEAAAV; encoded by the coding sequence ATGGCCACACTGGAAATCAAGGATCTGCACGCCGCCGTCACCACCGACGAGGGCGCGAAAGAGATCCTCAAGGGCGTCAACCTGACCATCCGCTCGGGCGAGACCCACGCCATCATGGGCCCGAACGGCTCGGGCAAGTCCACCCTGTCCTACGCGATCGCCGGTCACCCCAAGTACGAGGTGACCTCCGGCGAGGTGCTGCTGGACGGCGAGAACGTCCTCGAGATGTCGGTCGATGAGCGGGCGCGCGCCGGGCTGTTCCTGGCGATGCAGTACCCCGTCGAGGTGCCGGGCGTGTCCATGTCCAACTTCCTCCGGACCGCCGCCACCGCCGTGCGCGGCGAGGCGCCGAAGCTGCGCCACTGGGTCAAGGAGGTCAAGGACGAGATGGCCAAGCTGGAGATCTCGCCCGAGTTCGCCGAGCGCAGCGTCAACGAGGGCTTCTCCGGCGGTGAGAAGAAGCGCCACGAGATCCTGCAGCTGGCGCTGCTCAAGCCGAAGATCGCGATCCTCGACGAGACCGACTCCGGCCTGGACGTCGACGCGCTGCGGATCGTCTCCGAGGGCGTCAACGAGTACAAGGCCAACAACGAGGTCGGCGTCATGCTGATCACGCACTACACGCGGATCCTGCGGCACATCACGCCGGACTTCGTGCACGTCTTCGCCGACGGCCGGATCGTCGAGTCCGGCGGCAAGGCGCTGGCCGACGAGCTGGAGGAGAGCGGCTACGTCAAGTACACCGGCAGCAAGGAAGCGGCCGCGGTCTGA
- a CDS encoding helix-turn-helix transcriptional regulator — protein sequence MKNSGATQHQAGASRPGAVASVRPAPAQAAPSAPAPVPTQATPEGRTRHEVARLLLEDGPMTAGVVAERLGISPTAVRRHLDALLADGEAETRDAPRRGPRGRGRPAKLFLLTETGRARFGHAYDDLAVSAIRFLAEHAGEDAVRAFAERRVAALVEPHRAAVNAADSPTHRAEALAAALTREGYAASTRQVGASATGAGAQLCQHHCPVAHVAAEFPQLCEAETEAFARLLGTHVQRLATIARGDAACTTHVPAENPPGLQAKAPDGGKRE from the coding sequence GTGAAAAACAGCGGAGCCACCCAGCACCAGGCCGGCGCGAGCCGTCCGGGCGCTGTGGCGTCCGTCCGGCCCGCCCCGGCCCAGGCCGCGCCGAGCGCACCAGCCCCGGTGCCCACCCAGGCCACCCCGGAAGGACGCACCCGCCACGAGGTCGCCCGCCTCCTGCTGGAGGACGGGCCCATGACGGCGGGCGTCGTCGCGGAGCGGCTGGGCATCAGCCCGACCGCGGTGCGGCGCCACCTGGACGCCCTGCTGGCCGACGGGGAGGCCGAGACCCGGGACGCGCCCCGGCGCGGTCCGCGCGGGCGGGGTCGCCCGGCCAAGCTCTTCCTGCTCACCGAGACGGGCCGGGCGCGGTTCGGGCACGCCTACGACGACCTGGCGGTCTCCGCGATCCGCTTCCTCGCCGAGCACGCGGGCGAGGACGCGGTGCGGGCGTTCGCGGAGCGGCGGGTGGCCGCCCTGGTCGAGCCGCACCGGGCCGCGGTCAACGCCGCGGACAGCCCCACCCACCGGGCGGAGGCCCTCGCGGCCGCCCTGACCAGGGAAGGCTACGCTGCGTCCACCCGCCAGGTGGGCGCTTCGGCCACCGGTGCCGGCGCGCAACTGTGCCAGCACCACTGCCCGGTCGCCCACGTCGCCGCTGAGTTCCCGCAGCTGTGCGAGGCGGAAACCGAGGCATTCGCCAGGTTGCTGGGCACCCACGTCCAGCGGCTGGCCACCATCGCGCGCGGTGACGCCGCGTGCACGACACACGTCCCTGCGGAGAATCCGCCGGGTCTGCAAGCGAAAGCTCCGGACGGAGGGAAACGCGAATGA
- the sufU gene encoding Fe-S cluster assembly sulfur transfer protein SufU: MNLESMYQEIILDHYKNPHGHGLREPFDAESFQVNPTCGDEITLRLKVEGDKVADVSYEGQGCSISQASASVLTDLVTGHTVSEALSTMDSFVEMMQSRGQIEPDEDVLEDAVAFAGVSKYPARVKCALLGWMAFKDALTRTNGAEK; encoded by the coding sequence GTGAACCTGGAGAGCATGTACCAGGAGATCATCCTGGACCACTACAAGAACCCGCACGGCCACGGCCTGCGGGAGCCCTTCGACGCGGAGTCGTTCCAGGTCAACCCGACCTGCGGCGACGAGATCACCCTGCGCCTGAAGGTGGAGGGCGACAAGGTCGCCGACGTCTCCTACGAGGGGCAGGGCTGCTCGATCAGCCAGGCGTCCGCCTCGGTGCTGACCGATCTGGTGACCGGTCACACCGTGTCGGAGGCGCTGTCCACGATGGACAGCTTCGTGGAGATGATGCAGAGCCGCGGCCAGATCGAGCCGGACGAGGACGTGCTCGAGGACGCGGTCGCCTTCGCCGGGGTGTCGAAGTACCCGGCGCGGGTGAAGTGCGCCCTGCTGGGCTGGATGGCGTTCAAGGATGCGCTGACCCGCACGAACGGAGCCGAGAAGTGA
- the sufD gene encoding Fe-S cluster assembly protein SufD, whose amino-acid sequence MTVAENTAAAAEAVVPAASRAERFTGYDVEAFEVPSGREENWRFTPMKRLRGLHDGTATASGEVKVDVDAAAEVRVETVGREDERLGQAGVPSDRIAAQAYTSFAAATVVTLPKETRASKPTVLRLTGPGEGNTAFGHVQVRAEAYAEGVVVLDHLGSGTYADNVEFVVGEGAKLTVVSVQDWADDAVHVSEQHIKLGKDATIKHIVVTLGGDLVRVSPTATFADKGGDVEMLGLYFADAGQHQEHRLFVDHAVPNCKSNVMYKGALQGDDAHAVWIGDVLIRAAAEGTETYELNRNLVLTTGARADSVPNLEIETGEITGAGHASATGRFDDEQLFYLQSRGIEEEQARRLVVRGFFHEILMKIDVPEVRERLAEAIEAELEAVAG is encoded by the coding sequence ATGACGGTCGCTGAGAACACCGCTGCGGCCGCGGAGGCGGTCGTCCCGGCGGCCTCCCGCGCGGAGCGCTTCACCGGGTACGACGTCGAGGCCTTCGAGGTCCCCAGCGGCCGCGAGGAGAACTGGCGTTTCACCCCGATGAAGCGACTGCGCGGGCTGCACGACGGCACCGCCACGGCCTCCGGTGAGGTCAAGGTCGACGTCGACGCCGCCGCCGAGGTGCGCGTCGAGACCGTCGGCCGCGAGGACGAGCGCCTCGGCCAGGCCGGCGTGCCCAGCGACCGCATCGCGGCGCAGGCCTACACCTCGTTCGCCGCGGCGACCGTGGTCACCCTGCCGAAGGAGACCCGCGCGTCGAAGCCGACCGTGCTGCGGCTGACCGGTCCGGGCGAGGGCAACACCGCGTTCGGGCACGTGCAGGTGCGCGCCGAGGCCTACGCCGAGGGCGTGGTCGTGCTCGACCACCTCGGCTCCGGCACCTACGCCGACAACGTCGAGTTCGTCGTCGGCGAGGGCGCGAAGCTCACCGTGGTCAGCGTCCAGGACTGGGCCGACGACGCGGTGCACGTCTCCGAGCAGCACATCAAGCTGGGCAAGGACGCCACGATCAAGCACATCGTGGTCACCCTCGGCGGCGACCTGGTGCGCGTCTCGCCCACCGCGACCTTCGCGGACAAGGGCGGCGACGTGGAGATGCTGGGCCTGTACTTCGCCGACGCCGGCCAGCACCAGGAACACCGCCTGTTCGTCGACCACGCGGTCCCGAACTGCAAGTCCAACGTGATGTACAAGGGTGCGCTGCAGGGCGACGACGCGCACGCGGTGTGGATCGGTGACGTGCTGATCCGGGCCGCGGCCGAGGGCACCGAGACCTACGAGCTCAACCGCAACCTGGTGCTCACCACGGGTGCGCGCGCCGACTCGGTGCCGAACCTGGAGATCGAGACCGGTGAGATCACCGGTGCCGGCCACGCGAGCGCCACGGGAAGGTTCGACGACGAGCAGTTGTTCTACCTGCAGTCGCGCGGGATCGAGGAGGAGCAGGCGCGGCGCCTGGTCGTCCGGGGTTTCTTCCACGAGATCCTGATGAAGATCGACGTTCCCGAGGTCCGCGAGCGCCTGGCCGAGGCGATCGAGGCCGAGCTCGAAGCCGTCGCCGGCTGA
- a CDS encoding EAL domain-containing protein → MHPVRFVFQPLYSLHTGGMVALEALARPAEGSVHEVLDAARRDRRLVETDIALAGEAARAEAQQQTLLPLHLNITAATAAAVGPAVDHLLDTLARVGRRPREVVLEVNPPFCSVWPEQLLAGLTRLGELGFRLAFDGLGRGDLPFATLAAAPVDVLKLDRSVLRGLPGDAGSVAVVESLLHFAGRTNARVVATGIETEAQLAAARRLGVRIAQGNLFAPARDGVNLGHLLTPAIPDPQERLTPGPLSTPRVRDFLRPASTLPHDATCDDVRTALAAGDAPSGIVGVDPDGFPRWSIDRTRFLVSVTGPYGHALHAKRSAERLADTPHTIHADAQALELLELVTDADWGRTGDDVVVVDDDGRCLGVVLVTEVVRGVAEAKVEEAASLNPLTRLPGSDTVARDVDRRIGSREGFVAAWLDVDSFKAVNDNAGFAAGDDLIRAIGRTLTDLASRLPKMVVSHVGGDDFLIACDVDEIGTIAGALLDTPWSADGMPVTVSLATLVCATATIESYREASRLLAPLKKQAKSVPGSSWVLGRPGSERIEVLRGRSRHALPEQRDRPRGPVGLSRAV, encoded by the coding sequence GTGCACCCAGTCCGGTTCGTCTTCCAGCCGCTCTACAGCCTGCACACCGGCGGTATGGTCGCGCTCGAAGCGCTGGCCCGGCCCGCCGAGGGGTCCGTGCACGAGGTGCTCGACGCCGCCCGCCGCGACCGGCGCCTGGTCGAGACGGACATCGCGCTCGCCGGTGAAGCCGCCCGCGCCGAAGCCCAGCAGCAGACGCTGCTGCCGCTGCACCTGAACATCACCGCGGCGACGGCGGCAGCCGTCGGGCCGGCCGTGGACCACCTGCTCGACACCCTCGCCCGCGTGGGACGGCGCCCGCGCGAGGTCGTGCTCGAGGTCAACCCGCCGTTCTGCTCGGTGTGGCCGGAGCAGCTGCTCGCCGGGCTGACGCGGCTCGGCGAGCTCGGCTTCCGGCTCGCGTTCGACGGCCTCGGCCGCGGCGACCTGCCGTTCGCGACGCTCGCGGCGGCGCCGGTGGACGTGCTGAAACTCGACCGCAGCGTGCTGCGCGGGCTGCCGGGCGACGCGGGCTCGGTCGCGGTCGTGGAGTCCCTGCTGCACTTCGCGGGCCGGACGAACGCGCGCGTGGTCGCCACCGGGATCGAGACCGAGGCGCAGCTGGCGGCGGCGCGGCGCCTGGGGGTCCGCATCGCCCAGGGCAACCTGTTCGCCCCCGCCCGCGACGGCGTCAACCTCGGCCACCTGCTCACCCCGGCCATCCCGGACCCGCAGGAGCGGCTGACGCCGGGCCCGCTCAGCACGCCGCGGGTGCGCGACTTCCTCCGCCCGGCCAGCACCCTGCCGCACGACGCGACCTGCGACGACGTGCGGACCGCGCTCGCGGCGGGCGACGCGCCGAGCGGCATCGTCGGCGTCGACCCCGACGGCTTCCCCCGGTGGTCGATCGACCGGACGCGGTTCCTGGTGTCGGTCACCGGACCGTACGGGCACGCGCTGCACGCCAAGCGCAGCGCCGAACGGCTCGCCGACACCCCGCACACCATCCACGCCGACGCCCAGGCGCTGGAACTCCTGGAGCTGGTGACCGACGCGGACTGGGGCCGTACCGGCGACGACGTCGTGGTGGTGGACGACGACGGCCGCTGCCTCGGCGTCGTGCTGGTGACCGAGGTGGTGCGCGGCGTGGCCGAGGCCAAGGTCGAGGAGGCGGCGTCGCTGAACCCGCTGACCCGCCTGCCCGGCAGCGACACCGTGGCGCGGGACGTGGACCGGCGCATCGGCAGCCGGGAGGGGTTCGTCGCCGCGTGGCTCGACGTCGACTCGTTCAAGGCGGTCAACGACAACGCCGGGTTCGCCGCGGGCGACGACCTGATCCGCGCCATCGGCCGCACCCTGACCGACCTCGCCTCACGCCTGCCGAAGATGGTGGTGAGCCACGTCGGCGGGGACGACTTCCTGATCGCCTGCGACGTCGACGAGATCGGCACGATCGCCGGTGCGCTGCTGGACACCCCGTGGTCGGCCGACGGCATGCCGGTGACGGTCTCGCTGGCGACGCTGGTCTGTGCGACGGCGACGATCGAGTCCTACCGCGAGGCGTCCCGGCTGCTGGCGCCGCTGAAGAAGCAGGCCAAGTCGGTGCCCGGATCCAGCTGGGTCCTGGGCCGCCCGGGCTCCGAGCGGATCGAGGTGCTGCGTGGCCGGTCGCGGCACGCGTTACCGGAGCAGCGGGACCGGCCGCGGGGGCCGGTCGGCCTCAGCCGCGCCGTATAG
- the sufB gene encoding Fe-S cluster assembly protein SufB, producing MTAAAEQRNPTTTPLSQEETIESLGNYAFGWADPDAAGASARRGLNAEVVADISAKKSEPEWMLEARQKALKLFERKPMPNWGADLSGIDFDNIKYFVRSTEQQAASWDELPEDIKNTYDKLGIPEAEKQRLIAGVAAQYESEVVYHKIREDLESQGVIFLDTDTGLKEHPELFQEYFGSVIPAGDNKFSALNTAVWSGGSFIYVPPGVHVDIPLQAYFRINTENMGQFERTLIIVDEGAYVHYVEGCTAPIYKSDSLHSAVVEIIVKKGGRCRYTTIQNWSNNVYNLVTKRAKCEEGATMEWIDGNIGSKVTMKYPSVFLMGEHAKGEVLSIAFAGEGQHQDAGAKMEHLAPHTSSTIVSKSVARGGGRTSYRGLVKVAKRAHHSASTVKCDALLVDTISRSDTYPYVDIRNDEVSMGHEATVSKVSEDQLFYLMSRGLTEDEAMAMVVRGFVEPIARELPMEYALELNRLIELQMEGAVG from the coding sequence ATGACTGCCGCTGCCGAGCAGCGCAATCCCACCACCACGCCGCTGTCCCAGGAAGAGACCATCGAGTCCCTGGGCAACTACGCGTTCGGGTGGGCCGACCCCGACGCCGCGGGGGCCAGCGCCCGCCGCGGGCTGAACGCCGAGGTCGTGGCTGACATCTCCGCGAAGAAGAGCGAGCCGGAGTGGATGCTCGAGGCGCGCCAGAAGGCGCTGAAGCTGTTCGAGCGCAAGCCCATGCCCAACTGGGGCGCGGACCTGTCGGGGATCGACTTCGACAACATCAAGTACTTCGTGCGCTCCACCGAGCAGCAGGCCGCCAGCTGGGACGAGCTGCCCGAGGACATCAAGAACACCTACGACAAGCTGGGCATCCCGGAGGCGGAGAAGCAGCGCCTGATCGCCGGCGTCGCGGCCCAGTACGAGTCGGAGGTCGTCTACCACAAGATCCGCGAGGACCTGGAGTCCCAGGGCGTCATCTTCCTGGACACCGACACCGGCCTCAAGGAGCACCCGGAGCTGTTCCAGGAGTACTTCGGCTCGGTCATCCCGGCCGGTGACAACAAGTTCTCCGCGCTGAACACGGCCGTGTGGTCCGGTGGGTCGTTCATCTACGTGCCGCCGGGCGTGCACGTCGACATCCCGCTGCAGGCCTACTTCCGGATCAACACCGAGAACATGGGCCAGTTCGAGCGGACCCTGATCATCGTCGACGAAGGTGCGTACGTCCATTACGTCGAAGGCTGCACCGCGCCGATCTACAAGTCCGACTCGCTGCACTCGGCCGTCGTCGAGATCATCGTGAAGAAGGGCGGCCGCTGCCGCTACACGACGATCCAGAACTGGTCGAACAACGTCTACAACCTGGTCACCAAGCGCGCCAAGTGCGAAGAGGGCGCGACCATGGAGTGGATCGACGGCAACATCGGCTCCAAGGTGACGATGAAGTACCCGTCGGTCTTCCTGATGGGTGAGCACGCCAAGGGCGAGGTCCTGTCGATCGCGTTCGCGGGCGAGGGCCAGCACCAGGACGCCGGCGCGAAGATGGAGCACCTGGCGCCGCACACCTCCTCGACCATCGTGTCGAAGTCGGTGGCGCGCGGCGGTGGCCGCACCTCCTACCGCGGGCTGGTGAAGGTGGCCAAGCGGGCGCACCACTCCGCCTCGACCGTGAAGTGCGACGCGCTGCTGGTCGACACCATCTCCCGCTCCGACACCTACCCCTACGTCGACATCCGCAACGACGAGGTGTCGATGGGCCACGAGGCCACGGTGTCGAAGGTCTCCGAGGACCAGCTGTTCTACCTGATGTCGCGCGGTCTCACCGAGGACGAGGCCATGGCCATGGTCGTGCGCGGGTTCGTCGAGCCCATCGCGCGCGAGCTGCCCATGGAGTACGCGCTCGAGCTGAACCGCCTGATCGAACTGCAGATGGAAGGAGCCGTCGGCTGA
- a CDS encoding cysteine desulfurase, with product MTTTAAANLPLDVAALRADFPILSRTVRDGKPLVYLDSGATSQRPTQVLDAERRFLETSNAAVHRGAHQLAEEATDAYEYARARTAEFTGADPGELVFTKNATEGINLVAYAMSNAATAGPEADRFRVGPGDEIVITAMEHHANLVPWQQLCQRTGATLRWFDLTDTFRLDLSNLDELVTERTKIVAFAHQSNVLGTINPVAPIVRRAREVGALTLLDACQSVPHFPVDFHALGVDFAVFSGHKMLAPSGIGVLYGRRELLEAMPPFLTGGSMIELVTMERTTFAPPPQKFEAGVPMTSQAVGLGAAVDYLSAIGMERVAAHEHTLVEAALAGIAEIPGVRLIGPGDTADRGATVAFVVDGVHPHDAGQVLDSLGIAVRVGHHCAWPLHRVCQVPATVRATFYLYNDLSEVDALLTGIREAQKFFGVA from the coding sequence ATGACCACCACAGCCGCGGCCAACCTGCCTTTGGACGTCGCTGCCCTGCGCGCCGACTTCCCCATCCTGTCGCGCACGGTGCGCGACGGGAAACCCTTGGTGTACCTGGACTCCGGCGCGACCTCGCAGCGGCCCACACAGGTGCTCGACGCCGAGCGCCGGTTCCTGGAGACCTCCAACGCGGCGGTGCACCGCGGCGCGCACCAGCTCGCCGAGGAGGCCACCGACGCCTACGAGTACGCCCGTGCCCGCACGGCCGAGTTCACCGGCGCGGACCCGGGCGAGCTGGTGTTCACCAAGAACGCCACCGAGGGCATCAACCTCGTCGCGTACGCGATGAGCAACGCGGCCACCGCCGGTCCCGAGGCCGACCGGTTCCGCGTCGGTCCCGGCGACGAGATCGTGATCACCGCGATGGAGCACCACGCGAACCTGGTGCCCTGGCAGCAGCTGTGCCAGCGCACCGGCGCGACGCTGCGGTGGTTCGACCTGACCGACACGTTCCGGCTGGACCTGTCCAACCTGGACGAGCTGGTCACCGAGCGCACGAAGATCGTCGCGTTCGCGCACCAGTCCAACGTGCTCGGCACGATCAACCCGGTCGCGCCGATCGTGCGGCGCGCGCGGGAGGTCGGCGCGCTGACGCTGCTCGACGCGTGCCAGTCGGTGCCGCACTTCCCGGTCGACTTCCACGCCCTCGGCGTGGACTTCGCGGTGTTCTCCGGGCACAAGATGCTGGCACCGTCCGGCATCGGCGTGCTCTACGGCCGCCGCGAGCTGCTCGAGGCGATGCCGCCGTTCCTCACCGGCGGGTCGATGATCGAGCTGGTCACGATGGAGCGCACCACGTTCGCGCCGCCGCCGCAGAAGTTCGAGGCCGGCGTGCCGATGACGTCGCAGGCCGTCGGGCTCGGTGCCGCCGTGGACTACCTGTCCGCGATCGGCATGGAACGCGTCGCCGCGCACGAGCACACGCTCGTCGAGGCCGCGCTGGCCGGCATCGCCGAGATCCCGGGTGTCCGGCTGATCGGACCGGGCGACACCGCCGACCGCGGCGCGACCGTCGCGTTCGTCGTCGACGGCGTGCACCCGCACGACGCCGGGCAGGTGCTGGACAGCCTGGGCATCGCCGTGCGCGTGGGACACCACTGCGCGTGGCCGCTGCACCGGGTGTGCCAGGTGCCCGCCACCGTGCGGGCGACGTTCTACCTGTACAACGATCTGTCCGAAGTGGACGCCCTGCTCACGGGTATCCGCGAGGCGCAGAAGTTCTTCGGGGTGGCGTAG
- a CDS encoding deoxyguanosinetriphosphate triphosphohydrolase family protein, with translation MRMEPDPRTLRRQNAKEPAWSDLADNPFRADRDRIVVSPFFARLGGVTQVVSAAGSGLLHNRLTHSLKVAQVARAISQRLLSSVDSAELIAKLGGLDPDVAEAAALAHDLGHPPFGHLGEQVLDRIARHRFSLPDGFEGNAQTFRIITTTDVRGPAAVGLDLTAAVRAAVLKYPWARLHWPDPHPAAMRIPPRGAAEPDEAPGTGSSKFSAYCTELDDVVEARRSFSGRIEPWQQTVEASVMDTADDLAYAIHDIQDFHRIGVLQHAPVAAELGEWLDQALELAALDNATLAAQDRRPGRSLEQLRRRMHAKDAWIVDDDAFAHAVSRIRNELVDGLLAHPFDGSIEAEQATAAFSARWTHRLVDGVIVLPSPSTRAGHVSLRTAQWHEVQVLKFVHRRFVLLRPELALHQRGQASLLTTLVDALDAWLGDRDEASRLPRRLHDLVELAQSEFEDLARTAPELLVGATGEPVDGADAVRGLARGRAVIDFVSSLTDKQAVSLLDALSGRSSQPWSDSFVL, from the coding sequence ATGCGCATGGAACCCGACCCGCGGACGCTCCGCCGGCAGAACGCCAAGGAACCGGCCTGGTCCGACCTGGCCGACAACCCCTTCCGGGCCGACCGGGACCGGATCGTGGTGTCCCCGTTCTTCGCGCGGCTCGGCGGTGTGACGCAGGTGGTCAGCGCCGCCGGGTCCGGCCTGCTGCACAACCGGCTCACCCACAGCCTCAAGGTCGCCCAGGTCGCGCGGGCGATCTCGCAGCGGCTGCTGTCCTCGGTGGACTCGGCCGAGCTGATCGCCAAGCTCGGCGGGCTCGACCCGGACGTCGCCGAGGCCGCCGCGCTGGCCCACGACCTGGGCCACCCGCCGTTCGGGCACTTGGGGGAGCAGGTCCTGGACCGCATCGCGCGGCACCGGTTCTCGCTGCCCGACGGTTTCGAGGGCAACGCGCAGACGTTCCGGATCATCACCACGACCGACGTGCGCGGGCCCGCCGCCGTCGGGCTGGACCTGACCGCGGCCGTGCGCGCGGCGGTGCTGAAGTACCCGTGGGCGCGGCTGCACTGGCCCGACCCGCACCCGGCCGCGATGCGCATCCCGCCGCGGGGCGCGGCCGAGCCGGACGAAGCGCCCGGCACCGGGTCGAGCAAGTTCTCCGCCTACTGCACCGAGCTGGACGACGTCGTCGAGGCCCGCCGGTCGTTCTCCGGGCGGATCGAGCCGTGGCAGCAGACCGTCGAGGCGTCGGTGATGGACACCGCCGACGACCTGGCGTACGCGATCCACGACATCCAGGACTTCCACCGGATCGGGGTCCTGCAGCACGCGCCGGTGGCCGCCGAACTGGGCGAGTGGCTGGACCAGGCGCTCGAACTGGCCGCGCTCGACAACGCGACACTGGCCGCCCAGGACCGCCGGCCCGGCCGGTCGCTGGAGCAGCTACGCCGCCGCATGCACGCCAAGGACGCGTGGATCGTCGACGACGACGCCTTCGCCCACGCGGTGTCCCGCATCCGGAACGAGCTGGTCGACGGGCTGCTGGCGCACCCGTTCGACGGGTCGATCGAGGCCGAGCAGGCCACGGCGGCGTTCTCCGCGCGCTGGACGCACCGGCTCGTCGACGGCGTGATCGTGCTGCCGTCGCCGTCCACCCGGGCCGGGCACGTGTCGCTGCGGACCGCCCAGTGGCACGAGGTGCAGGTGCTGAAGTTCGTGCACCGGCGGTTCGTGCTGCTGCGCCCGGAGCTGGCCCTGCACCAGCGAGGGCAGGCCTCGCTGCTGACGACCCTGGTCGACGCGCTCGACGCGTGGCTGGGGGACCGCGACGAGGCCTCCCGCCTGCCGCGGCGACTGCACGACCTGGTGGAGCTGGCGCAGTCCGAGTTCGAAGACCTGGCCCGGACCGCGCCCGAGCTGCTGGTGGGCGCGACCGGTGAGCCGGTGGACGGCGCGGACGCGGTCCGCGGACTGGCCCGCGGCCGCGCGGTGATCGACTTCGTGTCGTCGTTGACGGACAAACAGGCGGTCAGCCTGCTGGACGCCCTGTCCGGGCGGTCGTCACAACCGTGGTCGGACTCGTTCGTGCTCTGA